In the genome of Tissierella sp., the window TATAATCGCTCTTTCCTTTATATCATTTAGCAAGTTGATATTTTTTTCTAAAGAAGGCCCAGCTGAAACAATGACAACAGGCACACCTTTTAATTTATCTTTTAATCTGTCAACAACATCGTATTCTTTTATGAATTTCATATTTCTCAATATGTTATAAATCCATCTTTTCGAACTTACTATTTCTGTAAACAAATTACCTTCTATTGTCATAACTAAAGAACTTAACTCTTTATATATGCTATCTATATAATCTTCATATAAATTATTATATTTAGAACTATGAGTAAAATATAAGTTTTTTATCTTATTGTTTTTTACATAGTGTTCAATTAAATGTCTTATAGTATATTTATCTTTATTAATAATAAAAACTATATTTTCCTTATTTAGGTAATCTGAATAATCTTTAATCTTTAAAGATTGAATGAAAATATCTAATTTTGGTTCTATTATAATAATCTTTTTATCAGGAAACCTTTCTAATAAAAAATCTAAATAGTATCCTAATCCCAATCCAAATATTACTATAGTATCTTCTTCTTTTAAATCTATTCCTTCTACCCATGCAGCTGATTCCCTCAAAGGATTGTATTTACTATGTAAGTAAACTTTATTATCTATCAAGATGTTGAAACTTTTATCTTTATTTTCTACTAATTTATATTTTTTATCAATCATCTCATCCATATTATATTCATCAATTTCTTTATATAAATCAAAATAATACATTTTTAGTTGATCTAAGTTTTTTATATACAATTAAAACACCTCTTTTAATCTACATGTTTTTTATAATCTTACTTCAGATATTCAGGTTATGGTAATCTATTAATGGCTCTCAACATTTAATATAACATTTCATCTTCCATATTTATATGTTTTAACTACTAAATATTGTAGAATTTAATTCTTTAAGTTTATTTATTGTATCAATTGAGATTGGAAGAACTATCATTTTTATTGACTAGATTTAATAGTTTGGTTGCCATTTCTTTGAAAATTGTTGCAATCTCATATGATAATATATCTGCTATAGAGACATTATCACCATTAGATAGCGAATCTTCAAAATCTCCTAATATTGATTTAAGAGAAAACACCTCTTTTGCATATAGATTCCAATCTTTATAACTCAATACAACATCTTTTAATCTTTCATCTTGATCTATAAAAGAAAAAGTATTTATTACCCAGCTAATTCCACCTAGTAGATCTTCTAAATCCTTCCAAGATTCTTGATTAGGATTTTTGTAAAAGCTGTTAGCTAAATTATCTATAAGTTCTGGAGTTCTTTCTAGGTATTCTAACGCAGAATTCAATATATCATCTACTAATTCTTTATAAGTAGATGATATTACTTCCACCTTGTCAATTACCCTAATATTATCTAAGAAATATCCATAGTAGTCCTCAAACACTTCATATTCATCTACTACTATATGACTTAGCACTTTAGATGATTTAGCGATTATAGTATCTATTTCATTTAGTATATTATCAATCTCATCTTTATTGTTTTCATATTCCAAAATTTGATTTTCTATGTAAATTTTCAACATAATACCCCCATTCTTTTCTATGTATATATTATCGACAGAATTTGATATATATTTATATAATACCTCATTTTAGTATATCATGACAATTAAATATGAAGATATTTGCTGAATAAATATACTAATATGATATAATAAAACTAGAACCTTTGTTTGATGGAGGTGATAATGTGACTATCTTATTTACCGATGAAATGGTAAATATAATAAGAACTGAATATCCTGATTCAGATAATGAAATAGTATCTAATAGGTTGGGAATTTATTTCGATATGCTTTAAGATATAAAGCTTCTAGATTAGATATTAAAAAGCGATATGTTTATGAAAGAATATTATTAGGATACTGCTAAAACCTTACGAGAACTTATTACGGATTGTATAATAAAGTTCAAAGGATGAAAGAAAACGGCCTAATTTAAAAACCAGAGGAAAATCCTCTGGTTTTAGTTTGTCTCTTGAGACTTGTAAAATTATCTTAATAATTGTAATACAGTTTGAGGTGCTTGGTTTGCTTGCGGACCATCGTGTATGTTTCCATATACGCCAGACTATATCTTCAACCAAAATTTGATCTGGTTGTTGGGTACTTCGGGGGCACTCTCTCCCCTACGGACTTCATCACCGTACAATTATTTAATGTCTTAGGTGGTATATCCTAGTCGTTGAACCTTCTCCAACCTTTCAGTACAGGAACTCGGCTGCTGATTGTCCAATCTAACTAATTTTCAGACCTTCACGATTACCCTTTCGGATTGCGTTGTGGTTTAGTTAGCTTAAGGAGGTTCCAGCAATTCACCCAATTTGCTCTCAAAGATTACTCTCTGAAGGACCCTATTTCCATTATCTTAACAATTGTAGAACTGTTTGAGGATTTTGGAAGGATTGAGCCAACATAGCAGTTGAAGCTTGTTGTAATATGCTATTCTTTGTTTGCTCCATCATTTCTTTTGCCATATCTACGTCTCTTATTCTTGATTCTGCAGCTTGGATATTTTCTGAAGCATTATCTAAATTCTTGATTGTATGCTCTAATCTATTTTGATTTGCTCCAAGTTTTGATCTTTCAGCAGATACAAGTTTGATTGCAGCATCTACTTTAGCTATAGCACTAGCAGCACTACCATGTGATGCTATTACAAGAGCATTTACACTTAATTTAGCAGCTTTCATAGTTGATATTTTTAATGTCATACTTACGCCTTTATCAGCACCTATTTGGAATTTTACAGATGTAAGTGTACCATCTAATAAAACCTTCTCATTAAATGTAGTTTTTTCGGCTATTCTATCAATCTCTTTTACTAATTCAGTCATCTCATTTGCTAGCGCTGTTCTATCAACTGCAACGTTAGTATCATTAGCTGCTTGAACGGATAATTCTCTCATTCTTTGTAGGATTGAGTGAGTTTCATCTAATGCACCTTCTGCAGTTTGAATCATAGAAATAGCATCTTGTGAATTCTTTGAAGCCATATTAAGTCCTCTAACTTGCGCTCTCATTTTTTCGGAGATTGATAGTCCTGCTGCGTCATCTCCTGCTCTGTTTATTCTGTAACCTGATGATAATTTCTCCATTGATTTAGCTCCACCAGTGTTAGCTAATCCTAATTGTCTGTGTGTGTTCATTGCCATTAAATTGTTATTAATTCTCATTATTTATTCCTCCTTGATTTTTGTTGTTGGCATCCTTGCCACAATTTTTTAAGTCTTTTTATCCTTTTGGCCAAAGGTTTTCTAACTTTCAATATTATTATCGGATGTTTGTCCTATTACTTTAGTGTTTTTATCGGAATATTTTTCTTTTATTTCCAAAAATCTATCTAAATTGTCAAACAGTATGTCTACGAGTTTTGGATCGAAGTGTTTGCCTCTTTCTTCTTTGAAATAATTTAGTATGTCTTTGGTTACCCAAGGTTTTTTGTATATTCTTGGGCTGCCTAGGGCGTCGAATACATCTGCTATGGCTGTTATTCTTCCATAGATGTGGATTTCTTTCCCTTTTAGCCCTCTTGGATAGCCCTTGCCGTCGTATCTCTCGTGGTGTTCGTGGGCTACTATGGATGCTGCTTTTAGGATTTCTCTTTTTGAGTTCTTCAGTAGATTATATCCTATTGTAGTGTGAGTTTTTATAATATTGTACTCTTCTTGTGTTAGTCTACTAGTTTTTAAAAGTATATTATCAGATATTGCTATCTTTCCTATATCATGAATTGGCGTTGCATGGGTAAGGAGTATCACATCTCTTTTGGATAATCCATATTCTTCAGCTAGTATTTCACAGTATTTGGATACTCTCTTTACATGGTATCCTGTTTCTTCTGATCTGGCTTCTGTTACTTCTCCTAATGTATATAGTATTTCTTTTTGAGTTTCTTCTATTTCTAGATTTAGACAAAGGTTGTCGAAGGTAGCTGATATACTTTTGTGAAATACATCTAGAAGTTCCATATCTACATCTATTTCACCATCTATTTCTATATATATTATGGCTTCATTCCCAGCCGTACTTTTGTATTTAGCCACATAACAATTATCATAAAAATCATGTTCACCATCATTATATAATTTGTTAAGTTTCATCAGATCAGCTTCAGATACGGTTTGTCTGATGCTCTTATGAATAGATTCTTTATATTTCCCATGGCCATCTATTAATTTGAAAATATTTGAAGTCCCCTGCCTAATAGCTGCGAAGGAATTTATTTTACATTCTTGTACACTTTTACATTGATTAATTACCGCACTTAGGTGACAAAGACACCCAGATAGAAAATCTTCAATAGAGTTTGTCTCATATAGTTTGGATATAGATTGTACTACTTCTTCCATAGCTTCTTTATTGTTATTTATACGATTAATATCCCTAAAGGATCTTAGGGATGAAAATATAACTGTATTCATTTTTTTTGAAAATAAGTCTGTTTTATCTTCATATCCATTTATATCATAGCTTAATATAATTTCTTCCTGTAAACTCATAGATCTATTTCCAGTAATTAGAATTATTCTAATATTAGCATTTTTTATATCTTCTCTAATATATTTTGCCAAACCTAGACCTGAGTCTTTTTCTTCTAAAAATACATCTAACAATGCCAATGCTATATCATTGTTTTTCTTCAATATTTCAACGGCATCTTTTGATGTATATGCACTATAAAACTCCACAGGTTTATTTTCAAATCTAAGATTTTTGTTAAGCTCTTTTACCATTCTGTGTACAAAATTATCATCATCTACTATGAGTACTTTCCACGATCCATTGTGGCTCAGATTCTCTATTTCATCCTTGAACACCCTACAATTCCTCCTTGAGTACATTAAACCTACGCTCTATTGCTTTTTAAGTAATCTTTTCATTTCTTCTAGGTTTGTAGTATTATTAACTGCTGCTAAATTCTCTTCTTGTATTTTCTTGTATAATTCCTTGCGCATTATATCTATATTTTTTGGTGCTTCTATGCCAATTTTCACTTTACCGTCTTCTATTTCTACAATTCTAATCTCAATATTTCCATCTATAATTATAGACTCATCTTTTTTCCTCGAAAGTATTAGCATATTATTCTCCTCCTGTTTTGGAGTCTTGATTGAATATGAAATGTTTGGTAGTATATCTTTCATCATCTAATATTACTTGTTTACCTAGTCTTTTTCTAGTATTGATGACTATTGGTCCTAGAAGGTTGGTAGTCATCTTTGTCATATCTTCTGGTACTACTACCATGGAGTATATGGCTACTTCTTCTTGCTTTTCTATCATTAGTTTATTAGTTGCTATTTCTGGAAGTAATATATCATAGTCACTAAATATTTCAAATGGATTCAGTATTACAAAAGATAAGTCTAGGTTTTTAACGGATTGTAAAAAATGAAAAGGATTTTCTTCATCTTCATTTAATACAATGATAAATTCTTTCTCCTCTTCAAATCCAGGTATTCCTTCTTGAAACTTAATTATCTTTTCTTCTTTAATATCTATTTCGCCAAAATTCCTCGTTCTTATTCTCATCCATACTACCTCCTTTTATTCAATTATAATACAAAATATGAGATTATAATACAATAATCTAAAAAATAAAAAGGGACATCAGTCCCCTATTGATTTATTATCTTAGAAAATCCATTAAGCTTGGTTGTATTATTCTAGCCCCTACTGCAAGGCTTGCGTTGTATACATTTTCTTCTATAGCTAATTTCATCATTGCTTCTGGTAAGCTTACATCTTCGTTGAAGGATAGCAACTCTTTTAGGTTTATTAATTGATCTTCTAATTTACTTTCTGTTAGTTGTATTCTATTGGTTTTTGCTCCTATTTCTGCTGTAACTGATAAGATTTGGTTGCTAGCATCCTTTATATTTCCTAAGGCTGTTTGAAGATCATCTGCTGGATTTGCAGATGTCCCTGCTAGAGCAGCTTCTAAATCGTCAAACATTTGTATTAAATATGCTTTACTTCCTGCAGTCACTTCTGTTTCATAATCCTTAGTTCCACTTCCAAATATCTTGTTTCCCAAAGTATTTACTGATACCCTCTCAGCAACTCCTACATTATAGACAAATACTTCATCTATGGGAACTCCCCCATCATCTAGCCCAATATTTACCTTATAGTTTCCATTTTCATCTAGTAATTCCTTGTCAGTCTTATATCCTGTAAATATTGATCTTCCTGCATAGGTCGTATTTCCTATTTGGATTAAATGTCCCTTTAACTCAGTTATTTCTGCTTCAATCTTTTTTAGATCATCTGGAGCATTTGTACCATTTGCTGCTTGATTAGTTAATTCATAAGTTCTCTTAAGTACTTCATTTATTTCCTTAAATGCTGATTCTGATTCTTTCATCCAAGCCTTTGCATCCTTAGTATTTCTTAGATATTGGCTTACTTTTGATATATCTGTATTAAATTTTAAAGATTTACTGGCAGCTATTGGGTCATCTGAAGGTACTCGAAATTTCTTGCCTTTAGATGATTCAAATTGTAACTTTTCCAATCTTTGTAGAGTACCATTTAAATTATATGTCATATTGCTTACAAGCATATTATTTGTTATACGCAATTTACTTCACTCCCTTCTTATCTTCCAACCATTCCTAGCCTATTTACTGTGATATCCAATAGTGCATCCATTGTTGATATCATCTTTGATGCTGCTACATATACATGTTGGAATTTTACCATATCAGCCATTTCTTCCTCTAAGGATACTCCTGATATGGATGCTCGTTTTGTTTCTACATTTTTTTGCATTAGCTCCTGTGTAGCATATAACCTTTTTGATTGAAGGCTATCTACTGCCATGGATGAAAGCATTGCTTTAATAAAATCATCTGGTGTTCCTTGGGATACAGCTCCTGAGAAGAAATCTCTGGATTCCCTTTGCTTTACAAGGGCTAAAAGATTTCCATTGTCTTCTGCTGCTCCACCAGAAATTGAAGCTGCTGCAATTTTCTTTATATCATCTATTATGTCTTGATTTACGCCCAATGTTGCCGCTGCTTCCTCATCACTTGTATAAGTGAAGAAGTCTATTCCATCCACACCAGCTCCACGACTTTCACCTATTCCATATCCTTTTCTATGGAGTTCATTGAATTTATCTGCAAATCCCTTTGCAAAGTCATTAAGCTGCTCCATATAATATGGTATACCTCTATAAGTATTTCCTTGTCCATCTCCTTGAATCATATCCAATAGTCCCTTTAATTCTCCTGACTTAGGATTTGCATCTCCGCCATTCTCCCAAAGAATATCATAAGTATCCTCTACTCCAACTGTTGTTTTCTTAAGGAACATCTTGTTAGTATTCATGTGGTCTACTATGGATATTCCATTAACCGATATCTCATATTTGCCGTCTGATGATTCATTTACTCTCACATTTACTATCTTAGATAATTCATCTACTAGCAATTCCCTTCTATCTCTTAGGTCATTGGCTTGTTTTCCATCTATTTCTTGAGAATATATTTGCTTATTTAATCCTGCTATTCTTTCACTTAAACTATTTACATACTTTACTTTAGTTTCTATTTCATATTCTGTTTCTTTTTTTACATCACGCAATCTTTTTATAGTTTCCTGTACATGCTTCGTAAAGGCAATGGCATTTTCTCTAACAGGCTCCCTATATGCTATATCTGATGGGTTCTTGCTCATTTCATCTAAGCTTGAATAGAAATCATCCATATATTGTCTAAAACTACTATTAGATGGTTCACCCATTAATTTTTCCATTTCAGTTAATGCATTTTTCTTTACTTCCCATTCTCCCATTGGAGCCATTTCATTCCAATATTTAAAATCAACGAAGGAATCCCTTACTCTTTGAACATTATAGATTTCTGTACCTGTACCTAGAAATCCTATCCCTGGCATTAAAAAAGGGTTTGTAGCTTTTTGGTCTATTTGTTGCCTAGAATATCCCTTTGTGCTTGCATTGTCTATATTATGATTTGTAGTATATAAAGCTCTTTGTGATGCAAGGAGCCCTCTTACCGCTGAATTAAATCCAAATATCATTCTTTCTACCTCCCAACTAATCCTACTCTATTGACTACTGTCTCTATCATTTCATCTATAGCGTTGATCACTCTTGAATTCGCAGAGTAGAAATGTTGAAATTTTATCATATCTGCCATTTCTTCATCTAATGATACATCTGAAAGAGATGATCTTTTTTCATCTATGGACTTTATCAAAAATCCTTGATTGTCTGCTACCAGTCTAGAGGCTTCTCTTTCCAAACCTAATTCAAGTATTATATCTCTATAATATCCATCAATATTCATAGAACCAAATAGGGTTTCATCGTTTCTTATTTCATATATTTCCTTTGCTATATTTCCATCTCCGATTCCACCAGTTTTTGATATAGCTATTTTATTATAGTTAGATAATGCTGGGTTTACTTTGATGTTAGCAGCCGTAATGACTCCATCTGTCCCTACAAAGAAGTCCAATCCCAAATTCATGCCTTGTAAGTCTATTCCAGTTTTATGAAGGTCATTTATTCTACTGGCTACTGTACTAACTAGAGTATCTAATCTATTCATATAATTAGTCAAAGATCCGTCCCTTACATCTATATATCCTGCCAGTTCTCCAAGGCCATTTAAATTAATTTTATCATTGGTTTTATCCCAATAAATATGTCCTAAGCCCTTTTCATCAGTTTTCATATCTATTTTACTAATATAACTACCATTTACTAAATCCTTCCCCTGTAAAGAAATAATTGTCTCTCCATAGGAATTTTCATAGGATGTAATTGGAATTAGTTCAGATAATCTATCTAATAGAGCATTTCTTTCATCTCTAAAATCATTGGCTTTTACTTTGCTATTTTCCCCTTCTACTACCTTGATGCTCTTATTTATTAATGCTATCTTGTTAAGTAAGCTATTGGTTTCTTCTACTTTAATGGTTATTTCTTTATTTAAATTTTGCTTTATATCGTTTAATTGATTGGATAGATGATTGACAGTTTCTGTCATTGCTACTGCTGATTCATGTACCAAGCCTCTAATAGTCAAGCTATCTGCTTCATTAGAAAGTTCGCTCCAATTGTTCCAAAATTCATCCATTACTTTTTGCAGTCCACTATTTGTTATTTCGTTAAATATTCCCTCTACATCTTCAAGAATCTGTGATTTTGAATTATGATATCCAAAGCTAGCCATTTCACGTCGTAGTTTCAAATCTAAGAATTCATCTCTGATTTGTCTGATCTGTGAAACATTCACTCCTGTTCCCATTTCCAGCCTGCTATCTGCTGATTTTGTATATGGATTATTTGTATGAATTGCTGATTGTCTCACATAGTTCACATTATTTGCGTTGGCTATATTGTGTGAAACAGTATTTAATGATTGCCTTGAAGCTTGAAGCCCGGATATTGATATATATAAACCGCCAAAACTCATATTTACACCTTCCTATCAAAAATACTATTTCCACTAGTTTTTTTATTGTTTAATCCATAGCTTGGATTATTACTTGAATTGGTGATTAAATTCATATTAAAATCAATCCAATCCAGATTTTCCCTTATTAAATCATTATTTAATGTATTTCTTACATAAAGTTCTTCAAAAGCTAAGGTCATTTTATCCTTTAAATCTATTAATCCCTTATTATCCTCTGGAACTCTTTCAATGACATCAGAAATAGGGGTATCTATAGCTACCCCCCAAGTATCTAACAATCTTTCTCTGGATTCTTCAAGTAGTGCCATCTCATTAATTAGATCTTCTTCTTTTTTTGTTGTTTTTTCTAAATCTTGTATTTGATGGTTGATAATCATATCTGTTTTTTCAAATGAAATCTCTTTTAGACTCATTAAAACAGTTAATTCTTTTTCCAATATTATTTCCAATTCTTCTTTAAAAGTCATTGTATTCACCAACCACTATATTTTTTTATCAAAATTGATACTTTCTAACATCTTCTCAGCGATTTTTTGCCCATCAATTTCATAGGTACCTGTCTCAATTTGGTTTTTAATAAATTCTACTTTATCCATGCGAATTTCTTCTACATCTTTAATCTTTTGTAATGCAAATTGAAACTCTACTGCCCTTTCAGATATCTTGATCTGGTCTTTTTCTTGACTCGCCTTATCTGATTTTACATTTTTTACCCCTGCATTTTTGTTATACACTTGAAATACATTATCAAGTTTATTTATTCTCATTAAAAAACACCCCGCTTCCCGTATTCAATAATATTATCGGTCAGATAGGATGTTTCTTTAACTTTTTATTTTTTACGGTCATGTCTATCCGCTACTCTAAACTTTTCTTCCACTTTCTTTGCAGAATTTTTCTTTGCCCTTTCTGTATTTAATACATCTCCTAGCTCTCTCTGAATGCTATTTGCACATTTTTCACAGAATCTCCCTGTCCTAATACTTGCTCCACATTTTTCACAATCAAGTATTAGATTTCCACCTTCTGCTATTTCAAGCCTTCCATCTCTTAAAAAATCTATTATTTTCCTCGAATCAATGCCTGTCCCTTCGCTTACATCAGAAATATTTGCACCTGGGTATTCGAGGAGAAATGCTTTGATACTTTGGAAATCCTTCTCATCATCTTTTCTACAAAAAAAACAAATTTTAAAACCATCATAGTTGTATACCCTTCCACATCGCGTACAGTTTTTTAAATTCATATTCCCACATCCTTTAATTTAATTTGTTTTACTTGATGTAAGTGCTAGTCCTATTACTTCTTTAGAGCCATTTTCCCTAAGTACTCTGCTACATTCTTCCATTGTCACCCCTGTAGTTATTATATCGTCAATTAGAAGTATTTTTTTACCTTTTATTTCTTCAGCTTTCTTTAACTCAAATGAATCTTGTAAATTGATAATCCTGTCAATCTTGACTAAATGGCTTTGCTCCTTTGTCCATTTTGTCTTTATCAAGTTATCATGTAATAATGGCTTGTTTAGATTCTCTGATATGTAATTTGCCAAAAGTTCTGCTTGATTATATCCTCTTAATGCTTCTTTTCTCCTATGAGCAGGTATGTATGCAATTATATCTATATTTTTTTCTATTTCTTTTTTTCTAATTGTATCTAGCATTATCTCACCAAAGGGCTTGTACAAATAATTTTTTCCATTAAATTTATATTCCTTCATCTTATCCCTAATAAATCTATTGTAAGAAAGAGAATAATAGGCCTTATTTATATAAGATGAATTAATTTCTATTTCCTTATCTAAAATATCTAAGTTTTCATAGCAGTCTTTACATATAAAATTCTTTATATTAGAATTATTTTCCCTACACATTAAGCATATATGTTTTTTTGGAAAAAGTAAATTATTTAATAACTCTATCAATATAATCACCCTATAAATATAGACATATAATTTCTAATCTTTTTATCCAGCGCAGAGTATCTTTTAGCTATTCTATTGTTTTTTATCATCATATCTAAGTATTTTTCTTCCCCTACTAATACTACTAGTTTTTTTGCCCTTGTAATAGCTGTATATAGCAAATTTCTTGTTAAAAGCATTGGTGGACCCCAGCTAATAGGCATGACAACTACTGGAAATTCAGAGCCTTGGGATTTATGT includes:
- a CDS encoding flagellin; the protein is MRINNNLMAMNTHRQLGLANTGGAKSMEKLSSGYRINRAGDDAAGLSISEKMRAQVRGLNMASKNSQDAISMIQTAEGALDETHSILQRMRELSVQAANDTNVAVDRTALANEMTELVKEIDRIAEKTTFNEKVLLDGTLTSVKFQIGADKGVSMTLKISTMKAAKLSVNALVIASHGSAASAIAKVDAAIKLVSAERSKLGANQNRLEHTIKNLDNASENIQAAESRIRDVDMAKEMMEQTKNSILQQASTAMLAQSFQNPQTVLQLLR
- a CDS encoding TIGR03826 family flagellar region protein; translation: MNLKNCTRCGRVYNYDGFKICFFCRKDDEKDFQSIKAFLLEYPGANISDVSEGTGIDSRKIIDFLRDGRLEIAEGGNLILDCEKCGASIRTGRFCEKCANSIQRELGDVLNTERAKKNSAKKVEEKFRVADRHDRKK
- the flgM gene encoding flagellar biosynthesis anti-sigma factor FlgM; translation: MRINKLDNVFQVYNKNAGVKNVKSDKASQEKDQIKISERAVEFQFALQKIKDVEEIRMDKVEFIKNQIETGTYEIDGQKIAEKMLESINFDKKI
- the flgK gene encoding flagellar hook-associated protein FlgK; protein product: MSFGGLYISISGLQASRQSLNTVSHNIANANNVNYVRQSAIHTNNPYTKSADSRLEMGTGVNVSQIRQIRDEFLDLKLRREMASFGYHNSKSQILEDVEGIFNEITNSGLQKVMDEFWNNWSELSNEADSLTIRGLVHESAVAMTETVNHLSNQLNDIKQNLNKEITIKVEETNSLLNKIALINKSIKVVEGENSKVKANDFRDERNALLDRLSELIPITSYENSYGETIISLQGKDLVNGSYISKIDMKTDEKGLGHIYWDKTNDKINLNGLGELAGYIDVRDGSLTNYMNRLDTLVSTVASRINDLHKTGIDLQGMNLGLDFFVGTDGVITAANIKVNPALSNYNKIAISKTGGIGDGNIAKEIYEIRNDETLFGSMNIDGYYRDIILELGLEREASRLVADNQGFLIKSIDEKRSSLSDVSLDEEMADMIKFQHFYSANSRVINAIDEMIETVVNRVGLVGR
- the flgK gene encoding flagellar hook-associated protein FlgK, whose translation is MIFGFNSAVRGLLASQRALYTTNHNIDNASTKGYSRQQIDQKATNPFLMPGIGFLGTGTEIYNVQRVRDSFVDFKYWNEMAPMGEWEVKKNALTEMEKLMGEPSNSSFRQYMDDFYSSLDEMSKNPSDIAYREPVRENAIAFTKHVQETIKRLRDVKKETEYEIETKVKYVNSLSERIAGLNKQIYSQEIDGKQANDLRDRRELLVDELSKIVNVRVNESSDGKYEISVNGISIVDHMNTNKMFLKKTTVGVEDTYDILWENGGDANPKSGELKGLLDMIQGDGQGNTYRGIPYYMEQLNDFAKGFADKFNELHRKGYGIGESRGAGVDGIDFFTYTSDEEAAATLGVNQDIIDDIKKIAAASISGGAAEDNGNLLALVKQRESRDFFSGAVSQGTPDDFIKAMLSSMAVDSLQSKRLYATQELMQKNVETKRASISGVSLEEEMADMVKFQHVYVAASKMISTMDALLDITVNRLGMVGR
- a CDS encoding flagellar protein FlgN; the protein is MTFKEELEIILEKELTVLMSLKEISFEKTDMIINHQIQDLEKTTKKEEDLINEMALLEESRERLLDTWGVAIDTPISDVIERVPEDNKGLIDLKDKMTLAFEELYVRNTLNNDLIRENLDWIDFNMNLITNSSNNPSYGLNNKKTSGNSIFDRKV
- the fliW gene encoding flagellar assembly protein FliW — encoded protein: MRIRTRNFGEIDIKEEKIIKFQEGIPGFEEEKEFIIVLNEDEENPFHFLQSVKNLDLSFVILNPFEIFSDYDILLPEIATNKLMIEKQEEVAIYSMVVVPEDMTKMTTNLLGPIVINTRKRLGKQVILDDERYTTKHFIFNQDSKTGGE
- a CDS encoding ComF family protein, which encodes MIELLNNLLFPKKHICLMCRENNSNIKNFICKDCYENLDILDKEIEINSSYINKAYYSLSYNRFIRDKMKEYKFNGKNYLYKPFGEIMLDTIRKKEIEKNIDIIAYIPAHRRKEALRGYNQAELLANYISENLNKPLLHDNLIKTKWTKEQSHLVKIDRIINLQDSFELKKAEEIKGKKILLIDDIITTGVTMEECSRVLRENGSKEVIGLALTSSKTN
- the flgL gene encoding flagellar hook-associated protein FlgL, with amino-acid sequence MRITNNMLVSNMTYNLNGTLQRLEKLQFESSKGKKFRVPSDDPIAASKSLKFNTDISKVSQYLRNTKDAKAWMKESESAFKEINEVLKRTYELTNQAANGTNAPDDLKKIEAEITELKGHLIQIGNTTYAGRSIFTGYKTDKELLDENGNYKVNIGLDDGGVPIDEVFVYNVGVAERVSVNTLGNKIFGSGTKDYETEVTAGSKAYLIQMFDDLEAALAGTSANPADDLQTALGNIKDASNQILSVTAEIGAKTNRIQLTESKLEDQLINLKELLSFNEDVSLPEAMMKLAIEENVYNASLAVGARIIQPSLMDFLR
- the csrA gene encoding carbon storage regulator CsrA, whose product is MLILSRKKDESIIIDGNIEIRIVEIEDGKVKIGIEAPKNIDIMRKELYKKIQEENLAAVNNTTNLEEMKRLLKKQ
- a CDS encoding HD domain-containing phosphohydrolase; this translates as MFKDEIENLSHNGSWKVLIVDDDNFVHRMVKELNKNLRFENKPVEFYSAYTSKDAVEILKKNNDIALALLDVFLEEKDSGLGLAKYIREDIKNANIRIILITGNRSMSLQEEIILSYDINGYEDKTDLFSKKMNTVIFSSLRSFRDINRINNNKEAMEEVVQSISKLYETNSIEDFLSGCLCHLSAVINQCKSVQECKINSFAAIRQGTSNIFKLIDGHGKYKESIHKSIRQTVSEADLMKLNKLYNDGEHDFYDNCYVAKYKSTAGNEAIIYIEIDGEIDVDMELLDVFHKSISATFDNLCLNLEIEETQKEILYTLGEVTEARSEETGYHVKRVSKYCEILAEEYGLSKRDVILLTHATPIHDIGKIAISDNILLKTSRLTQEEYNIIKTHTTIGYNLLKNSKREILKAASIVAHEHHERYDGKGYPRGLKGKEIHIYGRITAIADVFDALGSPRIYKKPWVTKDILNYFKEERGKHFDPKLVDILFDNLDRFLEIKEKYSDKNTKVIGQTSDNNIES